Below is a genomic region from Elusimicrobiota bacterium.
CCGCCCAGGAACGCGGCGAATTCCGATTCAAAGGCTTTTCCCTGGGGACCGTGGGCCAGCACGTCCCCCTTCAACACCTCCAGGACCGCCGCGCGGTCCTCGTCGGTCACGTACGGCCGTCCGAACGGAATGGGCGCTTCTTTCACAGGTAATGAACCTCCTCGGGTTTTCCGGTTCTCAGAGACCGGTCGGCCGCCAGCGCCACGCTGAGGCCGTCGAAAAACAATCGGGTTTGTTCCGCCGTGTCCGTCCCGCGGCGAAGGGCCCGGACGAACCCGCCCAACAAGGCGCCCTTGTGGGACGGCAACGGCGCCCGCGGCACCGGCCGGGCCGGCGGACCGGGATCCCGGTGGACCTGTTCGCGCGGGCCGGCGTCGTCGTAGAGAAACGTCCGCCGCGTTCCGAACACCCGCACGACGTGCTGGTGCGGGTGCACGCACCCAAAGTTGGCGGTGATTCGCGCCACCATCCCCGAGGGGAAGGTCAGCGTCGCGGCCGCGAAATCCTTGTAACGAAAGGCCGTCCCGGCCGTGGCGATCCGGTTGCCCGTGGCCCAGACGGACCGGGGGCGCTCCCCCGTCGTCCACAAAAGCAAATCGATCAAATGGATGCCCCCGCCCTCCATCACCGAATAATCCTTCGCCCGGCCGCGCCAGCCGTCGGTGATTTTCCACAGCCGTCCGTATAGGTAGTCCCCGTCAAACGCGTACACCCGGCCGAAGGCCCCGGCCCGGATCCGGGCGCGAAGCCATTCATACAGAGGGGCGGCCCGCAGCACCAAATTGGAAAAGAGCGCCACCCGTCCCCGGTGCCGGCGCCAGGCCCGATGAATGGCCGCCAATTCCGCCGCCGTGCGGCAGAGGGGTTTTTCCACGAACACGTGCTTCCCGCGGGCCAGCGCCGCGAGCACCTGCCCCGCGTGGGCGTCGTCGTAGGTGCTGATCACGACGGCCTGGACCGCCGGGTCCCCCCACACCGCGTCGGCCCGGGAGCCGACCGCGGCCTTCGGGAACCGCCGCCGCGCCCAGGCGCGCTTGTCCGCCGCCGTGTCGCACAAATGAACCACGCGCACACCGGGAATCCGGCGCAGGGCTTCCGCGTGGGCTTGGCCCACGCCCAAACCGACGACGCCGACCCCGAGCGACCCGCTCACGCGACGGCCGCCTTCCAGGACCGGGCGAGCGCCACGGCCTCCCGCCACCCCCCGCCCGCGTCCAACCGGGCGGCGATCCACTCGGCCCGGGGCCAATCCTCCGGCGTGTCCACGCACAGGGAAATCCCCGGCGCCGGATCCGGGCAGGTCAGATTCCGAAGGCGGAACCCCCCGGGGTGGGCGTAAAAAAAGCGCGTCACGTGCTCCGCGTCCTCCGGGTCGGTCATTTGGCCCACCGCCTTCTCCAGGGCCGAGGAGCGGACCACCTCCACCGATTGACCGGGCGGATAGGACCGGGGG
It encodes:
- a CDS encoding Gfo/Idh/MocA family oxidoreductase, translating into MSGSLGVGVVGLGVGQAHAEALRRIPGVRVVHLCDTAADKRAWARRRFPKAAVGSRADAVWGDPAVQAVVISTYDDAHAGQVLAALARGKHVFVEKPLCRTAAELAAIHRAWRRHRGRVALFSNLVLRAAPLYEWLRARIRAGAFGRVYAFDGDYLYGRLWKITDGWRGRAKDYSVMEGGGIHLIDLLLWTTGERPRSVWATGNRIATAGTAFRYKDFAAATLTFPSGMVARITANFGCVHPHQHVVRVFGTRRTFLYDDAGPREQVHRDPGPPARPVPRAPLPSHKGALLGGFVRALRRGTDTAEQTRLFFDGLSVALAADRSLRTGKPEEVHYL